The stretch of DNA CATCGTGGGTTTTTTGGGACTTTCCTCGATCGTTCTGCTTTTCAATGCCTGGGTGGGATACATCTGGCTTAAGCAGAATTTTGTCAAAAAGGCGCTGACCCAATTAAGTTTTCTTACTTTATCCTTTGCGGCATTGGTAGGTATCGGTCACTTCCATGGAAAAGAATGGAATCGCTTTGACCGAGAAATCAAAGCCACCATCGTGCAGGCCAACATCGGCAATCTGGAAAAAGTCTATGCCGAGCAAGGCAAGGGCTATCAGGAAGCCATCACGAATAAGTTTGTCAGTCTGACAGCGGAAGCTCATCAACGCTTTCCCGGCACCGACATCTTTGTTTGGCCCGAGACGGCATTCCCTGACTACCTGGATCAACATCTTCTGGGACGAAAGCACACGGAAATTCTGAAACAAGGCCTTATGCAGTTCGGAAAACCCCTGATCACAGGGGCCTACTCCAAAGACGAAAAAACCGACGAGAAAGTAGATACGTCCACTTTCAACGGTCTTTTTATTGTCGATGCCCAAACCAATAATTTGGATAAACCCTATCGCAAAACAGAGCTGCTGGCCTTTGGCGAGTACCTTCCGTTCAGCGAGCGCTTCCCGTTTCTATTAAAACTTTTACCTTTCGTTTCCAACTTCGGCCGCGGGAACGGCCCGGAAATCATGACTTGGAACTATCGCCACGAGGCCATTCGCTGGGGAGGTCAAATTTGTTATGAAGGACTTTACCCCGAATTTTCCCGCGGTCTTGCCAAAAAAGGCGCTGACATTCTGGTGAATGTCACGAATGACTCTTGGTTCGGCGATCACGCTGAACCTTATCAACATCTTTACATGACCCTGGCGCGGGGAATTGAAGTCAGACGTCCTTTGGTGCGTTCGACCAATACGGGAATCAGCACGGCGGTTCTTGCCAATGGTGATGTTCTACAAAAATCGCCTCTTCATCAAGAATGGAGTGGGCAGTTCGTGATAAAGTATTTACATAATTCGCCGCTGACTTTCTACACACAATGGGGCCACTGGGACTGGGTTCTTTTACTGCTTGTTCTGGTGACGCTGATTACTCAAGGAGCTCTTCATGCAAGATCTCGTCGTTCTTGATTGGATTGAAATTTTAGAAAAAATTCGCTCGCATGCCACAAGCGAAGCGGGCCGCGAAGCCGTCATGGAAACCAAACCTTTGACGTCTAAAGAACAGGCCTATGCAAGTTTTCAGGAAATTGCTGATGCCACAGAAGTCTTAAATCAAGGCGTGCGCCCTTTTATGCAAAGCCTGGATCTGTATTCGACGTGGATCACCCGCCTGAAAAAACAAGCCGTCTTAAAAACACTTGAGATCAAAGACGTGCGCAGTTTTTGTTTGGAAGCTTTAGCGCTCAAAGAAGCTCTGTCCCCGATTGAAAATGCCTGGGCACGAAAACTGGCGCAAAGCTTGATGAAAGCCGACGAGCCCCTTTCTGCCATCGATCAGATTCTAACCCCGGGCGGGGAAATTCGTGCCGACGCCAGCGAAACTCTTTATCGCCTTTACAAAGAAAAAGAACGCCTGGCTCGCGAAGTCCAAACGACGCTAGATCGCTTGGTCAAAGCTCATCAGATGGAAAACGTTCTGCAGGACAAATACGTGACCACTCGTGACGGCCGCTGGGTGCTGCCGGTTCGCAGTGGTATGCAACATCATCTGCCGGGAGTGATCCATGGTTCTTCTCAGACGAAACAAACCGTCTTTATGGAACCTGAAAGTGTTATCCCGACCAACAATCGGCTGCGTCAGATCGAAGTGGAAATTGAAGATGAAATCGAAAGACTTCTTACCGAGCTGTCCAGATATCTTTCCGCAAAGGCCGGCGAGATTGAAGTGACGCGCGAATTGCTGGAAGAAGCTGACGTGCGTTTTTCGCAGGCGCAGTTTTCGACACTGATCGAAGCGCACCCGATTGAGTTTTCGATCGACTCTCTGGAACTGATCGAAGCACGCCATCCGCTTTTGCAACTGTCCGGCAAAAAAGTGATTTCAAACTCGGTTCTTTTAGAGGGTAAAAAAGGCATCTTGCTGCTATCGGGCCCCAATGCCGGTGGTAAGACGGTTTTGTTGAAATCAATTGGCCTAGCGGCGCAAATGGCTCGCTGTGGTTTGCCTATTTGTGCCAGTGAAACTTCAAAACTTCCGTTCTTCAAAGATATTCTGATTGGCATCGGTGACGCGCAAAGCGTGGATGAAGAACTCAGCACGTTTGCGGCTCACTTAAAAATTCTGAGCAAAGCGGCCGCAATGAAGGGCCGTGAAAATTTAATTCTGATTGACGAAATCTGCGGTTCAACAGATCCCGAGGAAGGCAGCGCCCTGGCCCGAAGCTTTATCGAAAGTTTTTCAACCAATGACGTTTTTGCCGTAATCACCTCTCACTTAGGTCCTTTGAAATCCGGATGGGATGAAGAAAGTCGCGTGCTTAACGGCAGTCTGGAATATGATCCCAAAACGGGTCGCCCGACTTATCAGTTTATCGCGGGCATTCCCGGTGACTCTTTGGCAATCCAAACCGCAAAACGCGTTGGCGTCTCGCAAGCGATTGTCCAGCGAGCCTTGGATGTTCTGGCCCCGGCAACGCGCGCGCGCCTTGAAGGTTTAGAACAGATTGAACAACTTAAATCGGACATCGGCCTTCTTCAGGATCATCTAAAAAAAGAAACCAACAAAGCGCTGGAAATGAAGCGCAAATATGAAGGTTTGTTAGAGCAGTTCAATAAAGACAAGGAAGAGTGGCTGCAAAGAACTTTGAAAAAAGCCGAACGCAAGGTGGAAGAGGCCATTGCCCAAGCCAAGGTCACAGAAACCTTCAAACGCCACACCGCTTTGCAGGAAATTAAATATAAACTTCCGGAAATTGTGAAAGCCAAACCTGTGACCCAGCCTGGAGCACCGGAAAATGCGGAAGAGTTCGCAAAAAAATTCCCCCCAGGTTCTAAAGTCTATGTGCCGACGTTAAGCTCTGATGGTTTAGTGCAAAGTACGCCTAATAACAAGGGTGAAGTTTTAATTCTTTCGGGTTCTGTTCGTTTGCAAATTCACTGGCAGGATTTAAAACCTCCGGGCAAGCCGCAAAATCCGACGTCGCAGTTGGTCCGCCAAAGTTCTTCTTTCACCGTGGCTTTAGCCGATGAAGATCGCACTTTGGATCTGCGCGGAAAAACCGTTGAAGATGCGTTGTCCGAACTGGAAGTGGCTTTGGACAAAGCGGCGACATCGCGCGAAGACCGCCTGAAAGTCATCCATGGACATGGCACGGAAGCTTTGAAAAAAGCCGTACGCACCTATTTGTCACGATCCATTTATGTGAAGAAATGGAAAGCGGGCTCACCGGAAAGCGGCGGCGACGGAATTACCTGGGTTGAAATCGGCGAGGCGTAATCAAAAAAATCTATGCTATTAACAGACTACAACATCTCAAGCTGGATATTTTCTAAGACGTTGAGTCTTTGTTATTTCATAGCCTTTTTATCTTTGCTGCCACAGCTTTTAGGCTTGTACGGACGCCAGGGAATTTTGTCGATCGATCACCTTTTAAATCTTTTGGACAAAGAAATGCGAGCGGAGCGTTTTTATCACGTTCCTTCCGTGTTTTGGTTTTTCTCGTCCGACCTGGCTTTAAAAGCCGTGTGTTTTATAGGAATGACGGCCGCGTCTTTGGCCTTTTTGGGATTCAGTCAAAGCTTTATGCTCTTACTCTGCTTTGTCTGCTATCTTTCCTTCGTCAGTGCAGGCCAATTGTTTTTAAGTTATCAGTGGGACAGCCTGCTTCTTGAATTTGGTTTCCTGGGTTTGTTCTTTGCGCCTTTCACCTGGGAATGGATCCCTTTAGGCACTCATGTTTTACATCCCCTTGTGTATTTCCTGGTTCTTTTCTTGTTATTCAAATTGATGTTCTTGTCAGGCGTCGTGAAGCTCGCCAACAAAGATCCTTACTGGAAAGACCTAACGGCGCTCACCTATCATTTTTGGACGCAACCCCTGCCCACCCCGCTGGCGTACTTCGCTCACAAACTGCCGGTTGGCGTTCAACGTTTTAGCACACTGACAATGTTCTTTATCGAACTCGTCACGCCTTTTTTTATTTTCTATCCAGGCCCCTTGCAAACAGCGGCCGTGATACTTTTGGTGCTTTTGCAGGTGCTGATTCTTTTAACGGGCAACTACGGCTTCTTTAACATCCTGACCATCGGCTTGTGTCTGGGAGTTCTGCCTGACTCCACTTGGGGTTTTAAAATTAATTGGGTTGAAAACACCGCGATATCAACGCCCATAGCTTTGGTGCCTCTGCTGCTGGTAGTCCCTTCGTCTCTTTTTTGGATTGGGAAAAGTTTGGCGGAAAAATCCAAAGCCTGGGACTTCATGCTTCCCTACATGCGTTTCCTTTATCCCTTCCGCATTTCCAATCCGTACGGATTGTTTGCTGTGATGACCCGCGTGCGCCCCGAAATTGTTTTAGAGGGCAGCAATGATGGCGTCCACTGGGAAGCTTATGAGTTCAAACACAAGCCCACCTCATTAAAACGCATGCCGACAGTGGTTGCTCCTCACCAACCGCGGTTGGATTGGCAAATGTGGTTTGCCGCTCTTGAATCCTTCAATGAAAATCTGTGGCTGCAAAATCTTTTGACTCGGATTTTTGAAGGTTCACCCGATGTTCTGATGCTTTTTGCGAAAGATCCTTTCAAAGGCCAACCGCCAAAAGCTCTGCGCTTTCTTCGTTACGAGTATAAGTTTTCAAGCTTCTCTGAACTTCGCAAAGAAGGCGTCTGGTGGAAACGCGAATTAGTCGCTCCCTACGGGTCTGTGTTTCAGCGTGAAGAGTTCATGGACGACGAAAAGTGACGCTCTCTGTGCGGCACTCCCCCAGAAGTTTGACGCTTCACTTTGAGATCGTTTCAGTGTGAGAAGAGACCTTCTTATAAGTAACTGAAATCACAAGAAATTCAGCGTTGTTTCAGAGTGAAATATGGCACCACCGTTGCTTTAGTACTATGGCATAGGGGGCTTTATGAAAAATTCAAAACAACTTCTAACCACGATCCTGACACTGACTGCGACCGCACTTTTAACTGCTTGCGGTTCCTCAAACACGGCAGGATCTTCGGATTTTTCAAGCCGCGTCACTGACACTACGACTTCAACTACCAAGTCTGTTGCTTACTGCAATCAACGCTCTGCCAACGACATCACAGCGAAAGTTAAAGCCTACACGGATTCAAGCAACTATGTGCGCATGGACTATGTGTATGCTCGTTTGACTTCTTTGCCTGCCACTTTCAAAAGCGATTCTTCTTACATCTCGATGTGGAAATGGTTGGCAAATTCCAACGGCAACACGCAGTTGGACAATACACCTTTACAATTCATCATCGTTCACCCCACAACAGGTCAAGCTTTGACGGGTTGGATGACAACAATGCGCTGGTCTGATGTTGCCACCGTGGCTTCCGCTTTGGGCGTCACTGATCCGCAAACTTTCTTCAGCGCCGTAAACATCTTGGTGAATCTGAAAGACACTCAAGGCGAATACGACGTTCTTAAAGTCACAAACTACGACTCTAGCTCTAACAAAGCTTTGAATGCTCTGGACCTTCTTCTTCCCGCTTTCTATGCCAATCCCGCAGACTACGCCTACGAGACCAACGGTTCTGCCCGCGCAGGAGTTCTAAAAACCTTGCATCCCTTCGCTAACTACTTGAACC from Bdellovibrio sp. ArHS encodes:
- a CDS encoding lipase maturation factor family protein; this encodes MLLTDYNISSWIFSKTLSLCYFIAFLSLLPQLLGLYGRQGILSIDHLLNLLDKEMRAERFYHVPSVFWFFSSDLALKAVCFIGMTAASLAFLGFSQSFMLLLCFVCYLSFVSAGQLFLSYQWDSLLLEFGFLGLFFAPFTWEWIPLGTHVLHPLVYFLVLFLLFKLMFLSGVVKLANKDPYWKDLTALTYHFWTQPLPTPLAYFAHKLPVGVQRFSTLTMFFIELVTPFFIFYPGPLQTAAVILLVLLQVLILLTGNYGFFNILTIGLCLGVLPDSTWGFKINWVENTAISTPIALVPLLLVVPSSLFWIGKSLAEKSKAWDFMLPYMRFLYPFRISNPYGLFAVMTRVRPEIVLEGSNDGVHWEAYEFKHKPTSLKRMPTVVAPHQPRLDWQMWFAALESFNENLWLQNLLTRIFEGSPDVLMLFAKDPFKGQPPKALRFLRYEYKFSSFSELRKEGVWWKRELVAPYGSVFQREEFMDDEK
- a CDS encoding Smr/MutS family protein, whose protein sequence is MQDLVVLDWIEILEKIRSHATSEAGREAVMETKPLTSKEQAYASFQEIADATEVLNQGVRPFMQSLDLYSTWITRLKKQAVLKTLEIKDVRSFCLEALALKEALSPIENAWARKLAQSLMKADEPLSAIDQILTPGGEIRADASETLYRLYKEKERLAREVQTTLDRLVKAHQMENVLQDKYVTTRDGRWVLPVRSGMQHHLPGVIHGSSQTKQTVFMEPESVIPTNNRLRQIEVEIEDEIERLLTELSRYLSAKAGEIEVTRELLEEADVRFSQAQFSTLIEAHPIEFSIDSLELIEARHPLLQLSGKKVISNSVLLEGKKGILLLSGPNAGGKTVLLKSIGLAAQMARCGLPICASETSKLPFFKDILIGIGDAQSVDEELSTFAAHLKILSKAAAMKGRENLILIDEICGSTDPEEGSALARSFIESFSTNDVFAVITSHLGPLKSGWDEESRVLNGSLEYDPKTGRPTYQFIAGIPGDSLAIQTAKRVGVSQAIVQRALDVLAPATRARLEGLEQIEQLKSDIGLLQDHLKKETNKALEMKRKYEGLLEQFNKDKEEWLQRTLKKAERKVEEAIAQAKVTETFKRHTALQEIKYKLPEIVKAKPVTQPGAPENAEEFAKKFPPGSKVYVPTLSSDGLVQSTPNNKGEVLILSGSVRLQIHWQDLKPPGKPQNPTSQLVRQSSSFTVALADEDRTLDLRGKTVEDALSELEVALDKAATSREDRLKVIHGHGTEALKKAVRTYLSRSIYVKKWKAGSPESGGDGITWVEIGEA
- the lnt gene encoding apolipoprotein N-acyltransferase, translating into MMKRTIQFFKQKAYEFRWAILSGILVGTSYIPFPPWALIFCYTPLWLYATEDSKSVKNSFWAAWVTQFLLSLIGFHWIAYTAHEFGQIPWSLSVVALLLFCAFMHLYIPVAVAAGTWLRLKFKLNAGPSLFIIAILQSLLERVWPVIFDWNLGYTFFWAKIPTYQLADIVGFLGLSSIVLLFNAWVGYIWLKQNFVKKALTQLSFLTLSFAALVGIGHFHGKEWNRFDREIKATIVQANIGNLEKVYAEQGKGYQEAITNKFVSLTAEAHQRFPGTDIFVWPETAFPDYLDQHLLGRKHTEILKQGLMQFGKPLITGAYSKDEKTDEKVDTSTFNGLFIVDAQTNNLDKPYRKTELLAFGEYLPFSERFPFLLKLLPFVSNFGRGNGPEIMTWNYRHEAIRWGGQICYEGLYPEFSRGLAKKGADILVNVTNDSWFGDHAEPYQHLYMTLARGIEVRRPLVRSTNTGISTAVLANGDVLQKSPLHQEWSGQFVIKYLHNSPLTFYTQWGHWDWVLLLLVLVTLITQGALHARSRRS